In Stenotrophomonas sp. 169, one DNA window encodes the following:
- a CDS encoding DUF2968 domain-containing protein, with product MRHDSGDAATNRRITVASMALLMILSAPSAFAARTERTPRPDLAPTAPVARTSVDELRQLMDSQQLTELRTTYNGAYGASLLFNPSTLNYYVALFQEKNFWRVIKTDSVENAEHAYRTFVQQTEQLAQVSLDTIRLDAGKRYTERLVSFNEERLRTLQAQVEQERAQSLQVSTALQQAQQQAVSLSTDLQSSNSQLDTLQQRIQQLQLQQGNPETTLPAPTTTPAAPVVGD from the coding sequence ATGCGACATGACTCTGGGGATGCAGCGACCAACCGACGGATCACCGTCGCGTCGATGGCGCTGTTGATGATCCTTTCCGCACCGTCGGCGTTCGCCGCACGCACCGAACGCACGCCGCGACCGGATCTCGCACCGACCGCGCCCGTCGCCCGCACGTCGGTGGACGAGCTCCGCCAGTTGATGGATTCCCAACAGCTGACGGAACTGCGCACGACCTACAACGGCGCGTACGGCGCCAGCCTGCTGTTCAATCCGAGCACGCTGAATTACTACGTCGCGCTGTTCCAGGAAAAGAACTTCTGGCGCGTCATCAAGACCGATTCAGTGGAGAACGCCGAGCATGCGTACCGCACGTTCGTGCAGCAGACCGAGCAGCTGGCACAGGTGAGCCTCGACACCATCCGCCTGGATGCCGGCAAGCGCTACACCGAGCGCCTGGTCAGCTTCAACGAGGAACGCCTGCGCACCCTGCAGGCGCAGGTCGAGCAGGAACGCGCACAGTCGCTGCAGGTCAGCACCGCGCTGCAGCAGGCACAGCAGCAGGCCGTCAGTCTGAGCACCGACCTGCAGAGCAGCAACAGCCAGCTCGATACCCTGCAGCAGCGGATCCAGCAACTGCAGTTGCAGCAGGGCAACCCGGAGACCACGCTGCCCGCGCCGACGACGACGCCGGCGGCACCGGTGGTCGGCGACTGA
- a CDS encoding tetratricopeptide repeat protein encodes MGRPLILTLSCCLLATACSQTVGGYRQVAPSLVEPGADAVNTRGTYLDLIQRMQKQGAYYASLAHIDAFRQRHGDTPAVRLLQADALRQTGQLDAADALYVSLTRGDQAAAAWHGIGLIAAQRDQDDKAEAALARAAHLVPLDTAVLGDLGYARLRAGKLEQAQAPLAQALELVPGDPRAVANLAVWALLRNDPDTAERLLQRGNASALTRSEVQRQAVALRQRASSTQAASATSSPGIASADDRRRGALQPGTADRRTVPVRATPVRPDSALPATMLERFGHIATATESTP; translated from the coding sequence ATGGGGCGACCCCTGATACTGACCTTGAGCTGCTGCCTGCTGGCCACCGCGTGTTCGCAGACCGTCGGCGGCTATCGCCAGGTCGCCCCCAGCCTGGTCGAGCCCGGCGCGGACGCGGTCAACACGCGCGGAACCTACCTTGACCTGATCCAGCGCATGCAGAAGCAAGGCGCCTACTACGCGTCGCTGGCCCACATCGATGCGTTCAGGCAGCGCCATGGCGATACACCCGCCGTGCGACTGCTGCAGGCCGACGCCCTGCGCCAGACCGGCCAACTGGACGCGGCCGATGCCCTGTACGTCAGCCTGACGCGCGGTGACCAAGCGGCGGCGGCCTGGCACGGCATCGGCCTGATCGCGGCGCAGCGCGACCAGGATGACAAGGCGGAAGCTGCCCTTGCACGCGCGGCTCACCTGGTGCCGCTGGATACCGCCGTGCTGGGTGACCTCGGCTACGCACGCCTGCGTGCAGGCAAACTCGAACAGGCGCAGGCTCCGCTCGCGCAGGCACTGGAGCTCGTACCGGGCGATCCGCGTGCCGTCGCGAACCTGGCGGTGTGGGCGCTGCTGCGCAACGACCCGGACACGGCCGAGCGCCTGCTGCAACGAGGCAACGCCTCCGCTCTCACGCGCAGCGAGGTGCAGCGACAGGCCGTCGCACTGCGCCAGCGGGCCAGCAGCACGCAGGCGGCGTCCGCCACTTCATCACCCGGCATCGCGTCCGCAGATGACCGGCGCCGCGGCGCGCTGCAGCCTGGCACTGCAGACCGCCGGACCGTCCCTGTCCGCGCCACCCCCGTACGTCCCGACAGCGCGCTTCCCGCCACCATGCTGGAGCGCTTTGGCCACATCGCCACTGCCACGGAGAGCACCCCATGA
- a CDS encoding CpaF family protein, translating to MEDKVMPFPNAPFREVPPDPAPLPFAQTEQYQKVLSAAHEHLLNRVEDERIDIDAWAPDTVRRWVEGETAGFVQEWRIPINEQEMQIVAEGLVKELTGFGPLDDLLRDPDIEDILINGYKDVHVSQGGRLQRAPQRFTDDTHLLRILRRIIAPLGRRLDDSNPMVDARLPNGGRLNAIISPLAVDGPMVSIRKFRKDPFTPDELLAMGTFDKPMQTLLQAMVLGRCNILVSGGTSSGKTSLLNALANYIPENERVLTVEDTAELSLNHPHVVRLESRIGGTDGHGAVSIRDLVRNSLRMRPDRIVVGEVRGAEVLEMLQAMNTGHDGSMATIHANSPRDCLYRIEMLAGFAGFQGSEDSLRRQIASAIDFIVQISRLGSGRRVLVSITEITGVSDNMISTQEMFRHEVELDAEGRERDRWIGLGFHPHSHKLEPFRQALRESFNAGAW from the coding sequence ATGGAAGACAAAGTGATGCCGTTCCCGAACGCACCCTTCCGCGAGGTGCCGCCTGATCCCGCGCCGCTGCCGTTCGCGCAGACAGAGCAGTACCAGAAGGTGCTGTCCGCCGCGCACGAACACCTGCTCAACCGGGTGGAAGACGAGCGCATCGACATCGATGCGTGGGCACCGGACACCGTGCGGCGCTGGGTGGAGGGTGAGACGGCCGGGTTCGTGCAGGAATGGCGCATCCCGATCAACGAACAGGAAATGCAGATCGTTGCCGAGGGGCTGGTCAAGGAGCTCACCGGATTTGGTCCACTCGATGACCTGCTGCGTGACCCGGACATCGAAGACATCCTGATCAATGGCTACAAGGACGTGCACGTCTCGCAGGGCGGACGGCTGCAGCGCGCCCCACAGCGTTTCACCGACGACACCCACCTGCTGCGCATCCTGCGCCGGATCATCGCGCCGCTGGGGCGGAGGCTGGATGACTCCAACCCGATGGTCGATGCCCGGCTGCCCAATGGCGGACGCCTGAACGCCATCATCTCGCCGCTGGCCGTAGACGGGCCGATGGTCTCCATCCGCAAGTTCCGCAAGGACCCGTTCACCCCGGACGAACTGCTGGCGATGGGCACCTTCGACAAGCCGATGCAGACGTTGCTGCAGGCGATGGTGCTCGGTCGCTGCAACATCCTGGTGTCGGGCGGCACCAGCTCCGGCAAGACATCCCTGTTGAACGCGCTGGCCAACTACATCCCGGAGAACGAGCGCGTGCTGACGGTGGAGGACACCGCCGAGCTGTCACTCAACCATCCCCACGTGGTGCGCCTGGAAAGCCGCATCGGCGGCACCGATGGACACGGCGCGGTGAGCATCCGCGACCTGGTGCGCAACAGCCTGCGCATGCGTCCGGACCGTATCGTGGTCGGCGAGGTCCGCGGGGCGGAAGTCCTGGAAATGTTGCAGGCGATGAACACCGGCCATGACGGGTCAATGGCCACCATCCATGCGAATTCCCCGCGCGACTGCCTCTACCGCATCGAGATGCTGGCCGGGTTCGCCGGTTTCCAGGGCAGCGAGGACAGCCTGCGCAGGCAGATCGCCAGCGCGATCGATTTCATCGTGCAGATCTCCCGGCTGGGCAGCGGCCGTCGCGTGCTGGTGTCGATCACGGAAATCACCGGCGTCAGCGACAACATGATCTCGACCCAGGAGATGTTCCGTCACGAAGTCGAGCTGGACGCGGAGGGTCGCGAGCGTGACCGCTGGATCGGGCTGGGCTTCCACCCGCATTCGCACAAACTGGAGCCGTTCCGCCAGGCACTGCGCGAATCCTTCAACGCGGGGGCCTGGTAA
- a CDS encoding type II secretion system F family protein translates to MSPTGWWTLSLLLFAASVALFGALYWVQAVRQQRSDATLQSALQPRASTVPTPAAPRSALGWLEAIGQRFSGGRIERALLASEDRMLLDLGGWNTRRGTAIYVALRLLLAVAIVLPALALVDAEGAGRVFTVIAALAAGLLLPKIVLGIWAGRRRKRVNDELPMLIDLLRLLQGVGYSMDQSLQTLGEKLRPALPVLGREIHDANIAYAHGRSRSQSLRRLGEAYDDDDLRSLVQLILQVHAHGGAVQEPLKQFSLRLREQRRHTLKEKVGKLSVKMTVVMMLTLLPALMLVLSGPALLALASTLTRI, encoded by the coding sequence ATGAGCCCGACCGGTTGGTGGACCCTGTCGCTGCTGCTGTTCGCCGCCAGCGTGGCGCTGTTCGGTGCGCTGTACTGGGTCCAGGCGGTTCGACAGCAACGCAGTGATGCGACGCTGCAGTCCGCACTGCAGCCCCGCGCGTCGACCGTGCCGACCCCGGCAGCACCGCGCAGCGCATTGGGCTGGCTGGAAGCCATCGGCCAGCGCTTCAGCGGGGGGCGCATCGAACGTGCGTTGCTGGCCAGCGAGGATCGCATGCTGCTCGACCTTGGCGGCTGGAACACGCGCCGGGGCACGGCCATCTATGTCGCCCTGCGCCTGCTGCTCGCCGTGGCGATCGTCCTGCCGGCACTGGCCCTGGTGGACGCCGAGGGCGCCGGACGGGTGTTCACCGTGATCGCCGCGCTGGCCGCCGGCCTGCTGCTGCCGAAGATCGTGCTCGGCATCTGGGCCGGTCGTCGGCGCAAGCGCGTCAACGACGAACTGCCGATGCTGATCGACCTGCTGCGGCTGCTGCAAGGCGTGGGTTACAGCATGGACCAGAGCCTGCAGACACTGGGCGAAAAGCTGCGTCCCGCGCTGCCCGTGCTGGGTCGTGAGATCCACGACGCCAACATCGCCTATGCGCATGGCCGCAGTCGATCGCAGTCACTACGCCGGCTGGGCGAGGCGTACGACGATGACGACCTGCGCAGCCTGGTGCAGCTGATCCTGCAGGTGCATGCCCACGGCGGTGCGGTGCAGGAGCCGCTCAAGCAGTTCAGCCTGCGGCTGCGCGAACAACGGCGGCACACCCTGAAGGAAAAGGTGGGAAAGCTGTCGGTGAAGATGACCGTGGTGATGATGCTGACCCTGCTGCCGGCGTTGATGCTGGTGCTTTCAGGCCCTGCGCTGCTCGCGCTGGCTTCTACCCTCACCCGGATATGA
- a CDS encoding type II and III secretion system protein family protein, whose translation MIPRCTPRLLRCPLRVVILFVALVSSPALLANVSADIVLQTREQRPWALPADLERVAIADPSVADVVMLRGNRDALLVGKAPGTTTLLLWQKGQRDPQRLQIDVRSAVQGGLSLAEGGGAAVTVQGSDALVSGTSASLLEHAQARKAADAAVGKDGQVSDISTVGIGGVVQVEVKVVEFNRTVLKQIGINFQNQNGGFSYGIARPGGVPGGGDGDGGSTPLQSAFKLVFGSSKDLWTADLDLLQSNGMARVLAEPTLVALSGQSASFLAGGELPLLEPQGLGTTTITFKPFGIGLTVSPTVLSADRIALKVAPEASDLDYSNALTLNGVQVPSISTRRADTTVELGDGESFVIGGLVSSTVASTVNKLPLLGDLPIIGSFFRNLDYKRQDKELVIIVTPRLVKPLARNTELPLPGERESRANLPVWGSWLIGPAGPDAVPGFSR comes from the coding sequence ATGATTCCTCGCTGCACGCCTCGTCTGTTGCGCTGCCCGCTGCGGGTGGTGATCCTGTTCGTCGCGCTCGTGTCCTCGCCCGCGCTGCTGGCCAACGTGTCGGCGGACATCGTCCTGCAGACGCGCGAACAGCGTCCCTGGGCACTGCCTGCCGATCTGGAGCGGGTGGCCATCGCGGATCCTTCGGTCGCCGATGTGGTGATGCTGCGCGGCAACCGCGACGCCCTGCTGGTCGGCAAGGCCCCCGGCACCACCACCCTGCTGCTGTGGCAGAAAGGTCAGCGCGATCCGCAACGCCTGCAGATCGATGTGCGCAGCGCGGTACAGGGCGGGCTCTCGCTTGCAGAGGGAGGCGGCGCCGCGGTCACCGTCCAGGGCAGCGACGCGCTTGTCAGCGGCACCAGTGCGTCCCTGCTCGAGCATGCCCAGGCACGCAAGGCGGCCGATGCCGCGGTCGGCAAGGACGGTCAGGTCAGCGACATCTCCACGGTCGGCATCGGCGGAGTGGTGCAGGTCGAGGTCAAGGTGGTCGAGTTCAACCGCACGGTGCTGAAGCAGATCGGCATCAACTTCCAGAACCAGAACGGTGGCTTCTCGTACGGCATCGCACGGCCCGGTGGCGTCCCGGGGGGCGGCGATGGCGATGGCGGCAGTACCCCGCTGCAATCTGCATTCAAGCTGGTGTTCGGCTCCAGCAAGGATCTGTGGACCGCGGACCTGGACCTGCTGCAGAGCAATGGCATGGCCCGTGTGCTGGCCGAACCCACGCTGGTTGCCCTGTCAGGACAGAGTGCAAGCTTCCTTGCCGGTGGCGAGCTGCCGCTGCTGGAACCCCAGGGGTTGGGCACCACCACCATCACCTTCAAACCGTTCGGCATCGGCCTGACGGTGTCGCCCACGGTGTTGTCGGCGGACCGGATCGCGCTGAAGGTAGCGCCCGAAGCCAGCGACCTGGACTACAGCAATGCGCTGACCCTCAACGGCGTGCAGGTGCCATCGATCAGCACCCGCCGCGCCGACACCACCGTTGAACTCGGTGATGGCGAAAGCTTCGTCATTGGTGGGCTGGTCAGCAGCACGGTGGCCTCCACCGTGAACAAGCTGCCGCTGCTGGGTGACCTGCCCATCATCGGTTCGTTCTTCCGCAACCTGGATTACAAGCGCCAGGACAAGGAGCTGGTCATCATCGTCACGCCGCGACTGGTCAAGCCGCTGGCGCGCAACACCGAGCTGCCACTCCCCGGCGAGCGCGAGTCACGCGCCAACCTGCCGGTGTGGGGGTCCTGGCTGATCGGGCCGGCCGGCCCCGACGCCGTGCCCGGTTTCTCTCGCTGA
- a CDS encoding fimbrial protein: protein MPLATAFSLPTLGPPMNLVVLASDRDLLPRLAAKLPPNWTLGHHDAGFPGAVQQLRVGAQTLVLLDFHAARAAASAELVRQLRQIRPDLSMVAVGATSLGQIEGVVSALRAGLRDFVDLDADAEEILAVLTRAAIAPAPPTPEVARKAPLTLLLGVRAGMGSSTLAAHLSVLAQQMRAAGNHQDVLLLDMSQPAGDLALYLNIDSRFHYDEALRSAARIDATLARTAMARHPGGLVLLDRAAGSEALPPSDPGLLLQRLRSLFCGVLCDLGGTPLRQVPGTLLDNADEIWLVTDSAIASLVSLDQLLHQLPAGLRGSDRLKLIVNRDGEHNGLTAAQIATRFALPLLATLPDRPRLRASASQGHLLLDDAPRDPYVRALAPLLARFDPTTSPPEAQGLRDRFAHALSSLPWKTK from the coding sequence ATGCCACTCGCCACCGCCTTCAGCCTGCCGACCCTGGGACCGCCGATGAACCTCGTCGTGCTTGCCAGTGACCGCGACCTGCTGCCCAGGCTGGCGGCGAAGCTGCCGCCGAACTGGACGCTGGGCCACCACGATGCCGGCTTCCCGGGCGCGGTCCAGCAGCTGCGCGTGGGGGCGCAGACGCTGGTGCTGCTCGACTTCCACGCAGCACGGGCTGCCGCGTCGGCAGAACTGGTGCGCCAGCTGCGGCAGATCCGCCCCGACCTGTCGATGGTCGCCGTGGGGGCGACCAGCCTGGGGCAGATCGAGGGGGTGGTCAGCGCGTTGCGCGCGGGACTGCGCGACTTCGTTGACCTGGATGCCGATGCCGAAGAGATTCTTGCCGTCCTCACGCGCGCGGCCATCGCGCCGGCTCCCCCCACACCGGAGGTTGCACGGAAGGCGCCGCTGACCCTGTTGCTGGGCGTGCGCGCCGGGATGGGCAGCAGCACCCTGGCCGCCCATCTCAGCGTGCTCGCGCAGCAGATGCGTGCCGCGGGGAACCACCAGGATGTGCTGCTGCTGGACATGAGCCAGCCCGCCGGCGACCTCGCGCTCTACCTCAACATCGACAGCCGGTTCCATTACGACGAAGCCCTGCGCAGTGCCGCACGCATCGATGCCACCCTCGCCCGCACCGCCATGGCCCGGCATCCCGGCGGCCTGGTACTGCTGGATCGCGCCGCCGGCAGCGAAGCGCTGCCGCCAAGTGACCCCGGCCTGCTGCTGCAGCGCCTGCGCAGCCTGTTCTGCGGCGTGCTGTGCGATCTTGGCGGCACGCCGCTGCGGCAGGTACCGGGCACGCTGCTCGACAACGCCGACGAGATCTGGCTGGTCACCGACAGCGCGATCGCCAGCCTGGTATCGCTCGACCAGCTGCTGCACCAGTTGCCTGCCGGCCTGCGCGGCAGCGATCGGCTGAAACTGATCGTCAACCGCGATGGAGAACACAACGGCCTGACCGCCGCACAGATCGCCACGCGTTTCGCGCTGCCGTTGCTGGCCACCCTGCCCGACCGCCCGCGGCTGCGCGCCAGTGCCAGCCAAGGCCACCTGTTGCTTGACGATGCGCCGCGTGATCCCTACGTGCGTGCCCTCGCCCCGCTGCTGGCCCGCTTCGACCCGACCACCAGCCCACCCGAAGCGCAGGGCCTGCGCGACAGGTTCGCCCACGCCTTGAGTAGCCTGCCATGGAAGACAAAGTGA
- a CDS encoding type II secretion system F family protein — protein MATVLLLLCIAAVLGACALLLLGSAQRRARAQASMGHTEQRLQRSATPASATQLDSAVSGAAAIAPVPATSGATAGNASALPWDATLLRAGMRPGWRAPVLALLAGIAFSSFAVVRLGTGWAFPVTFGLYALVCGLVLQRRIGKLQQKLVRQLPDFLDNLVRLTGLGNSLQMSFQTAAIQTVAPLRDLLDVTLRNARTGMDLDRALSQASAPWRVEALEVLAVVMGVCVRIGGRSDQVLQRLSDFMRDLDQAQQELKATTSETRMSAWVLGLLPPISALLMALMSPGFFEPMLRQPQGHTLLLAALGLELVGGFLLYRLAKSL, from the coding sequence ATGGCCACGGTGCTGCTGTTGCTGTGCATCGCCGCCGTGCTGGGTGCCTGCGCCCTGCTGCTGCTCGGCAGTGCACAGCGCCGGGCACGCGCACAGGCGTCGATGGGACACACAGAGCAGCGTCTGCAGCGCAGCGCAACGCCCGCGTCGGCCACCCAGCTCGACTCCGCTGTATCCGGTGCCGCCGCGATCGCGCCCGTGCCCGCTACATCGGGGGCCACCGCAGGCAACGCCAGCGCGCTGCCGTGGGATGCCACCCTGCTGCGCGCCGGCATGCGTCCGGGCTGGCGTGCGCCCGTGCTGGCCCTGCTGGCAGGAATCGCATTTTCTTCGTTTGCAGTGGTGCGCCTGGGCACAGGCTGGGCATTTCCGGTCACGTTCGGCCTGTACGCACTCGTCTGTGGGCTCGTCCTGCAGCGACGCATCGGCAAGCTGCAGCAGAAGCTGGTCCGCCAACTGCCTGACTTCCTCGACAACCTGGTCCGCCTGACCGGGTTGGGCAACAGTCTGCAGATGTCCTTCCAGACCGCAGCGATCCAGACCGTCGCGCCCTTGCGCGACCTGCTGGATGTCACGTTGCGCAATGCGCGTACCGGCATGGATCTCGACCGGGCGTTGTCGCAGGCGTCGGCGCCATGGCGGGTGGAGGCACTGGAGGTGCTCGCGGTGGTGATGGGTGTCTGCGTCCGCATCGGCGGCCGCTCCGATCAGGTGCTGCAGCGGCTCAGCGACTTCATGCGCGACCTGGACCAGGCGCAGCAGGAATTGAAGGCCACCACCTCGGAAACCCGGATGTCGGCGTGGGTACTCGGCCTGCTGCCTCCCATCAGCGCCCTGCTGATGGCCCTGATGAGCCCCGGCTTCTTCGAGCCGATGCTGCGCCAGCCACAGGGACACACCCTGCTGCTGGCAGCGCTGGGGTTGGAACTGGTGGGCGGCTTCCTGTTGTACCGGCTGGCGAAATCGCTATGA
- a CDS encoding TadG family pilus assembly protein, which yields MARRCAIPCRARQRGAMSVTMLLLMVGLVTMLGLVEVGYLYWAKRDAQKTADLSAIAGAQRLDLCSAGLGDNTAARRNALVENRFGGQVDIQCGSWKPSHPAADHFLSGASTQHAMNAVKVTARRSVVPFFGHNSAMPTVSAQAVAKRSAPSAAFSVGAQLLRVNGRTPLGNTLKLVGVDLDQTTLLGYDGLAQARITPGGLLQALGIPVDANISVGDFNALLAAHRVSLGRLLDATATVLAQSGVAAVDLSALRSALATRLDLDQLAIKLGSDTAGGGLFAQVVAPEGTAASALETQLNALDLITTSISIANGGRGVAVNNLTLLGLVQAQAAVIEPPSIGIGGAHQGGVGITHNGARAYNAQVRVFVDIDTNNLPLAGGLLSLLGTRLKVPLHVDVSNAYADLKSLQCGARPRTATFDVTSSVLRTCIGKVADADRFTRRDVCDASLGKEQLLTLLGAPLINDKLQLAALSGTQRVTVPENETRSTDPNALPIGTSLMTLTNELMKLLANMINPGIAGARTDDTALQFAGQFLDATRQASGRYDVDQAVKVLRGDVRVANLNPIGDWSLKDQPSALNVFADVTQGRNGGLLGGLLSLLLGDLTAKSCSGLLTQLVDYNGCVKRNLASFLQTRPGGIGDPNAGSVVATPGATLNCSGVLCAVLKVALEPLKGLLNEVGRLLSITLANVLGLELGRTDVHVQSISCSGAQLVY from the coding sequence ATGGCCCGCCGCTGCGCGATACCCTGCCGCGCACGGCAACGCGGTGCCATGTCGGTCACCATGCTGCTGCTGATGGTCGGCCTGGTGACCATGCTGGGCCTGGTGGAGGTCGGCTATCTGTACTGGGCAAAGCGTGACGCGCAGAAGACGGCTGACCTGTCGGCCATCGCCGGCGCCCAGCGGCTGGATCTGTGCAGTGCCGGCCTGGGCGACAATACGGCGGCACGGCGCAACGCGCTGGTGGAAAACCGGTTCGGCGGCCAGGTCGATATCCAGTGTGGCAGCTGGAAACCTAGCCATCCGGCGGCCGACCACTTCCTGTCCGGTGCCAGCACGCAGCACGCGATGAACGCGGTCAAGGTCACGGCACGACGCAGCGTGGTGCCCTTCTTCGGCCACAACAGCGCGATGCCGACCGTCAGCGCACAGGCCGTCGCCAAACGGAGCGCACCCAGCGCCGCCTTCAGCGTGGGTGCCCAACTGCTGCGGGTGAATGGCAGAACGCCTCTCGGCAACACCCTGAAGCTGGTCGGCGTCGACCTGGACCAGACCACCCTGCTCGGCTACGACGGACTGGCGCAGGCACGCATCACGCCGGGGGGCCTGCTGCAGGCGCTCGGCATCCCCGTGGATGCGAACATCAGCGTCGGTGACTTCAACGCCCTGCTTGCCGCACACCGCGTGTCACTGGGCCGACTGCTGGATGCAACGGCAACCGTGCTGGCGCAGTCCGGCGTGGCGGCTGTCGATCTGAGCGCACTGCGCAGCGCGCTGGCCACCCGACTCGACCTCGACCAGCTGGCCATCAAGCTGGGCAGCGATACCGCAGGGGGCGGCCTGTTCGCGCAGGTAGTGGCACCGGAGGGCACGGCAGCCAGCGCATTGGAGACGCAACTGAACGCCCTGGACCTGATAACCACCAGCATCAGCATCGCCAACGGCGGACGCGGCGTCGCGGTCAACAACCTGACCCTGCTGGGCCTCGTCCAGGCGCAGGCCGCCGTGATCGAACCGCCGTCGATCGGCATCGGCGGCGCGCATCAAGGAGGGGTCGGCATCACCCACAACGGCGCGCGCGCCTACAACGCCCAGGTCCGTGTCTTCGTCGATATCGACACCAACAACCTGCCGCTGGCGGGCGGCCTGCTGTCGTTGCTGGGCACCCGGCTGAAGGTGCCGCTGCATGTCGACGTGTCCAACGCGTATGCCGACCTGAAATCGCTGCAGTGTGGTGCCCGTCCGCGCACCGCCACCTTCGATGTCACCTCGTCGGTGCTGCGCACGTGCATCGGCAAGGTGGCCGATGCGGATCGTTTCACCCGGCGCGATGTCTGTGACGCCAGCCTGGGCAAGGAACAGCTGCTCACCCTGTTGGGCGCACCGCTGATCAACGACAAGCTGCAGTTGGCCGCGCTGTCGGGAACCCAGCGCGTGACCGTGCCCGAGAACGAAACCCGCTCCACCGACCCCAACGCGTTGCCGATCGGCACCTCGTTGATGACCCTCACCAATGAGCTCATGAAGCTGCTCGCCAACATGATCAATCCCGGCATCGCCGGCGCCAGGACCGACGATACTGCGCTGCAGTTCGCCGGTCAGTTCCTGGATGCGACGCGGCAGGCCAGCGGCCGTTACGATGTCGATCAGGCCGTCAAGGTGCTGCGCGGTGATGTCCGCGTCGCCAACTTGAATCCAATTGGTGACTGGTCACTGAAAGACCAGCCATCGGCCTTGAATGTCTTCGCCGATGTCACCCAGGGGCGCAATGGCGGACTGCTTGGCGGACTGCTGTCGCTGCTGCTGGGTGACCTGACCGCAAAAAGCTGCAGCGGCCTGCTGACCCAGCTCGTCGACTACAACGGCTGCGTCAAGCGCAATCTGGCCTCGTTCCTGCAGACCCGGCCCGGCGGCATCGGCGACCCGAACGCCGGCAGCGTCGTGGCCACGCCGGGTGCCACGTTGAACTGCTCCGGGGTGCTCTGTGCCGTATTGAAAGTGGCACTGGAGCCGTTGAAAGGGCTGTTGAACGAGGTCGGCAGGCTGCTCTCGATCACGCTGGCGAACGTGCTTGGCCTGGAACTCGGACGTACCGACGTGCACGTGCAGTCGATCAGCTGCAGCGGCGCACAACTGGTTTATTGA
- a CDS encoding DUF3613 domain-containing protein — MTSPTLLGCSLALALLSAAAAAQQAPVTGRMLGDPVVPSRTEAQAPAPPAADAARASTPGPVPPPAYRAASVATLSGEPGQATRDLIRLQASGTQAGPGLPVLGDQARASYARYLKSFEHELPEYFENTVGTSTKAGSN; from the coding sequence ATGACCTCACCTACCCTGCTCGGCTGCAGCCTTGCACTCGCCCTGCTGTCAGCGGCCGCCGCCGCGCAGCAGGCACCGGTCACCGGGCGCATGCTCGGTGACCCGGTGGTGCCGTCGCGCACCGAGGCGCAGGCGCCTGCACCGCCTGCCGCCGACGCTGCACGAGCGTCTACACCAGGCCCCGTCCCGCCCCCTGCCTACCGCGCCGCGTCCGTCGCCACGCTGTCCGGCGAACCGGGCCAGGCCACCCGCGACCTGATCCGCCTGCAGGCATCGGGCACGCAGGCCGGACCCGGCCTGCCCGTACTGGGCGACCAGGCGCGCGCCAGCTACGCGCGCTACCTGAAGAGCTTCGAGCACGAACTGCCCGAGTACTTTGAAAACACCGTCGGGACCTCAACCAAAGCAGGGAGCAACTGA